A genomic segment from Polyangium mundeleinium encodes:
- a CDS encoding (2Fe-2S) ferredoxin domain-containing protein, translating to MSQRKRYLFVCVNRRPDGTPKGSCAQRGAVEIHAALKDALKDRGLAKTEVRACTSSCLDVCWAGPVIAVEPDGYFYGRVTMEDVPELVESLANGTRVERLVLPSNDFDEKTSGPPLPAPKSKPAEGHEP from the coding sequence GTGTCTCAGCGTAAGCGTTACCTCTTCGTCTGCGTGAACCGCCGCCCCGACGGCACCCCCAAGGGCTCGTGCGCGCAGCGCGGCGCCGTCGAGATCCACGCGGCCCTCAAGGACGCACTCAAGGACCGAGGCCTCGCGAAGACCGAGGTGCGCGCCTGCACGTCGAGCTGCCTCGACGTCTGCTGGGCGGGCCCGGTCATCGCCGTCGAGCCCGACGGCTACTTCTACGGCCGCGTCACGATGGAGGACGTCCCCGAGCTCGTCGAATCGCTCGCGAACGGTACCCGCGTCGAGCGACTCGTTTTGCCCTCCAACGACTTCGACGAAAAGACGTCCGGCCCTCCTCTCCCCGCTCCCAAATCCAAGCCCGCGGAAGGCCACGAGCCGTGA
- a CDS encoding pre-peptidase C-terminal domain-containing protein, with amino-acid sequence MRRQRMTSRLGPLAVLFGLTLVACGEDKLPPRPTTTTSSSSGSGGQGGAGGQGGAGGIGGQGGQGGTGGIGGIGGSPPAPVCGDGNLNPEIGEECDDGNPDGADLCDANCKLVTSETEPNATAAQANAWSSPWGAQIAPAGDVDVVSFNLPAAASLVVETRDTGDGACAKSELDTFVEILGSNGATVLASDDDAGEGYCSRATFSLADAGLYYARVTAAPAVPNATFPYRLVIDTFTNTCGDGVRTPGEQCDDGGTTAGDGCSPTCMLEIHESEPNDTIAQADPVTSGWQAILSPVADADYVSVQVATNGATITAQTNDAGLGGCAMSTLDTIVTIFDATGKELVMNDDALGYCSLAKAENVAAGTYFVRVTAGGRASDPSYYGLSVLVTTP; translated from the coding sequence GTGCGTCGACAGCGAATGACCTCGCGCCTCGGGCCCCTCGCCGTGCTCTTCGGTCTCACGCTCGTCGCGTGCGGCGAAGACAAGCTCCCGCCGCGCCCGACCACCACCACGTCGAGCTCCTCCGGCAGCGGCGGACAAGGAGGCGCGGGTGGGCAAGGCGGCGCCGGCGGCATCGGCGGACAAGGCGGACAAGGTGGCACGGGCGGCATCGGCGGCATCGGCGGCAGCCCTCCCGCGCCCGTCTGCGGCGACGGCAACTTGAACCCCGAGATCGGCGAGGAGTGCGACGACGGAAACCCCGACGGCGCCGACCTCTGCGACGCGAACTGCAAGCTCGTCACGAGCGAGACCGAGCCGAACGCCACGGCCGCCCAGGCGAACGCGTGGAGCTCGCCGTGGGGCGCGCAAATCGCGCCGGCCGGCGACGTCGACGTCGTCTCGTTCAACCTCCCCGCGGCCGCGAGCCTCGTCGTCGAGACCCGCGACACCGGCGACGGCGCGTGCGCGAAATCCGAGCTCGACACCTTCGTCGAGATCCTCGGCTCGAACGGCGCCACCGTGCTCGCGAGCGACGACGACGCGGGTGAAGGCTACTGCTCGCGCGCCACGTTCTCCCTCGCCGACGCAGGCCTGTACTACGCACGTGTCACGGCCGCGCCCGCCGTCCCGAACGCGACCTTCCCCTACCGTCTCGTGATCGACACGTTCACCAACACCTGCGGCGACGGCGTGCGCACGCCCGGCGAGCAGTGCGACGACGGCGGCACGACCGCGGGGGATGGATGCAGCCCGACCTGCATGCTCGAGATCCACGAGAGCGAACCGAACGACACGATCGCCCAGGCGGACCCCGTCACGAGCGGCTGGCAGGCGATCCTCTCGCCCGTCGCGGACGCCGACTACGTCTCTGTCCAGGTCGCGACGAACGGCGCCACGATCACCGCGCAGACCAACGACGCCGGCCTCGGCGGCTGCGCGATGAGCACGCTCGACACGATCGTCACGATCTTCGACGCCACGGGCAAAGAGCTCGTCATGAACGACGACGCCCTCGGCTACTGCTCGCTCGCCAAGGCGGAGAACGTCGCGGCTGGCACGTACTTCGTGCGCGTCACGGCGGGCGGCCGCGCCTCGGATCCGAGCTACTACGGCCTCTCCGTCCTCGTCACGACCCCCTGA